In Tachysurus vachellii isolate PV-2020 chromosome 12, HZAU_Pvac_v1, whole genome shotgun sequence, the DNA window ACTGTGATCCTTTCACCCTTTATCAAGTGTTACACTTTTACAGTATTCCTAAAATACAAGCTTTCATAACAACCAGAATATCATTATCAGTTGATCAGAAAATCATGTAACAGCAAAATTTAGCTATGTGTAAAATCACTTTTTCTTAAATTTTATAGTGATCTAATATGCATCTGTTTAATTCTGTGTATGTCTGCAGATGCTCCTACAGTGTCAGTGTTCCAGAAACACTCGCCTTCTCCAGAGGTGGTGTGTTACACTACAGGTTTCTTCCCCAAAGTAGTGACGATCTCCTGGAGGACGGACGGAGAGGATGTGCATGAGGACGTGGAGCTCAGAGAGACATTACCCAACCAGGATggaagcttccagaagagaagcATTCTGAATGTCCCAGCTGAGGAGCTGCAGAAACACACCTACACCTGTGTGATTCAGCACAGCAGCTTAGAGAAGGAGTTAGAGGATAAAGGTCCTGATCaacaccacatactgtatacagtagaaACAATAAACCTAAATTATGcagcagataataaagactctgTGCTGATTCAACAGGTGGAGTATCAGATGGAGGACAGACTGGTATCATCATTGCTGTAGTCGTCGTCATTGTTGCTGTAGTCGTCGTCATTGTTGCTGTAGTAGTCTTTGTTCGGAAGAAGAAAAACTTCAGTAAGAGGAGGAACGAGAACGTCAGATTTAATGGACTTTTGTCTGAGCATGTGTAACGTACAGGGGTTGGACAATGAATTGACCAATGAATTGCTACTGCTAttggttcggtgccttgctcaagggcacctcagtcgtggccggcccgagactcgaacccacaaccttagggttatgAGTCAAACTCTccaaccattaggccacgacttccccgaAGTCAAGACAAGGGTTAAGTCAAGCTTCAGCAAGTCATGACAGTCACAGAGCCGCTCTGTGAAATATGAACTGAAAACAGCAGAGACAAGATAACATACCAAGAAGGAAAACTGGCAAGACAGGAAATTAATTTGATGCATTATAAATGGGCTATCAAAGGACTCATAGCAACTGAAAGAGTGTCCAACAGATTCATTGTATTCAGATATGGAGACAGATTCA includes these proteins:
- the LOC132854289 gene encoding class I histocompatibility antigen, Gogo-B*0103 alpha chain-like; translation: MQWLYGCGIADDSTIRSYNHYSVDGTDFLHLNTNNLNWTAFNEKAEIFKNNWVIKGNEAQHMISYLKTKCIDRLKEYVSHLNTSQKTDAPTVSVFQKHSPSPEVVCYTTGFFPKVVTISWRTDGEDVHEDVELRETLPNQDGSFQKRSILNVPAEELQKHTYTCVIQHSSLEKELEDKGPDQHHILYTVETINLNYAADNKDSVLIQQVEYQMEDRLVSSLL